Proteins encoded within one genomic window of Gloeobacter kilaueensis JS1:
- a CDS encoding DUF1822 family protein produces MDNTTLRDSADAAEVWLDLPDADIAWRQAEAFGSPAGRWRAYLGSLCLQAVLEWVRTDFDPAATVWPSAGALASIWEIVDGTALQVAGRRWVLLSDAQLESQALSVPQEWIDIPGWAADYYLAVQIDPTGGWARIWGYTTHARLKTRGRYDPPERLYSLDREELVGDLACLWLEVQGRVAEPTRAPVAPLPPLARPQAEQLLVRLSDAREVFVRLAIPFALWGALIEHGGWRQQLCERRRGLPEQWSVRRWLAAGLTGLAAQAGWQPAQTAPPALAAARDFQPAAGAFERELTIQRRPYRLRIASQAEGVWRFSLSGVEAEDRVPAGFRLRLLTEDLQDFDRNEDRAEVAVEELFIEVALDPGDGLVWEVEPQPDGYDREILRF; encoded by the coding sequence ATGGACAACACCACCCTGCGCGACAGCGCCGATGCAGCCGAAGTCTGGCTGGATTTGCCGGATGCGGATATCGCCTGGCGGCAGGCAGAAGCATTTGGATCACCGGCTGGGCGCTGGCGGGCGTACCTGGGCAGCCTCTGCCTGCAGGCGGTGCTCGAATGGGTGCGCACCGATTTTGATCCGGCAGCGACCGTCTGGCCTTCTGCCGGGGCGCTCGCCAGTATCTGGGAGATTGTAGACGGGACGGCCCTGCAGGTGGCAGGGCGGCGCTGGGTACTGCTGAGCGATGCCCAACTGGAGAGTCAGGCGCTCAGCGTCCCCCAGGAATGGATCGACATCCCTGGCTGGGCCGCCGATTATTACCTGGCGGTGCAGATCGACCCGACCGGAGGCTGGGCGCGTATCTGGGGGTACACCACCCACGCCCGGTTAAAGACGCGCGGTCGCTACGACCCGCCGGAGCGGCTGTATAGCCTCGATCGCGAAGAACTGGTAGGCGATCTTGCCTGCCTGTGGCTGGAGGTGCAGGGCCGGGTGGCAGAGCCGACCCGTGCGCCTGTCGCGCCTTTGCCGCCACTGGCCCGTCCCCAGGCTGAGCAGTTGCTGGTGCGCCTGAGCGATGCGCGGGAAGTCTTTGTCCGACTTGCGATTCCTTTTGCGCTCTGGGGAGCGCTCATCGAGCACGGCGGCTGGCGGCAGCAGCTGTGTGAGCGGCGGCGCGGCCTGCCGGAGCAGTGGTCGGTGCGCCGCTGGCTGGCGGCGGGTCTGACGGGCCTGGCGGCCCAGGCAGGCTGGCAACCGGCACAGACCGCACCTCCGGCCCTGGCGGCAGCCCGCGATTTTCAACCGGCGGCGGGTGCCTTCGAGCGGGAGCTGACGATCCAGAGGCGGCCCTACCGGCTGCGCATCGCCTCGCAGGCCGAAGGGGTCTGGCGCTTCAGCTTGAGCGGGGTAGAGGCGGAGGACCGCGTTCCGGCTGGTTTTCGCCTGCGCCTGCTCACCGAAGATCTGCAGGATTTTGACCGAAACGAGGACCGGGCCGAGGTGGCAGTCGAAGAACTTTTTATCGAAGTTGCCCTCGATCCGGGCGATGGGCTGGTGTGGGAGGTCGAACCCCAGCCGGACGGTTACGATCGCGAAATTTTGCGCTTTTAG